Sequence from the Pedobacter sp. D749 genome:
TGGGAACTTGCTATTCAGTTAAAAACACTTTGTCCTGAATTACCAATTATCAACGATCCAAGTCACATTTGCGGTAACCGTGAATTAATCCCTTACATCTCTCAAAAAGCTTTGGATTTAGACATGCAAGGTTTAATGATCGAATCTCATGTAGATCCTTCAGTTGCCTGGACAGATGCTAAACAACAAGTTACACCGGCTGCTTTAGCAGAATTGGTAGACCGTTTAACAGTACGTGAACCGGAAGCACCAAACGAAGCTTTCGCTGATAAATTAGCCGACTTACGTAAATCAATCGATAAAATTGATGATATTTTATTACAGAAATTAGGCGAACGTATGGCTATCGTTGAGAAAATCGGCGAGTTTAAGCGTGATAACCAAGTAACTATTTTACAGGTGAACCGTTGGGATGCCATCATTAAAAAAGGTCACGCTTTTGCAAAAGCTTTAAAATTAGACCTGAACTTTACTGAGAAATTTTTAGAATTGATGCACGGTGAATCGATCCGTAAACAAACTGAAATTATGAATGCTGGTAAAGCTGAAAAAGGCATTGCGGCTGAACAACATACTGAAGTTAAAGCGTAATAAAGGTGGAGGGTTTGAAGGTTTAAGGTGGAGGGTAAAGTCTAAATCTTAAAAACAAAGATCTTTAAAAAGGTAGAAGGTTTAAGGTAGAGGGTGAAACCTAACCTTAAAAAGATATCCTCTACAAGTAACATTATTAATGTGGTGTCAGGTGTTTCCATCTGACACTTACATTTAAGAATAAAAACAGAATAAAATGTCGAAAAACGCCTTAGTTTCTTTTAAAGGAACCAAGAATATCAATACGGAAATCCAATTAACAGGCTCTAAAAGCGAATGCAACAGAGCTTTGATTATTAGCGCTTTAAGCAAGAAACTGGTTAAAGTTGAAAACCTTTCCAATGCTGCCGATACGGTAACGTTAAATGGAATTCTGAATAATCTGGAAGAAGAATTAGAAGTTGAAATTGAGGAATCAAAAACGGTTGATGTTGGTCCTGCGGGAACTGCCATGCGCTTTTTATCAGCTTATCTTTCTGCTAAAAACGGTAATTTTCTATTAACAGGAACCGAAAGAATGAAGCAACGCCCGATCGGGATTTTGGCTGAGGCATTGAGAACAATCGGTGCTGATATTTCGTATGTAGAATCAGACGGTTTTCCTCCATTAAATATTACTGGTCCTTTAAATCAAAAAACTGCTGAAGTTAAAATAAAAGGCGATATCAGTAGTCAGTATATTTCAGCTTTGCTGATGATTGCCCCTATCCTACCTCAGGGTTTAACGTTAGAAATCGAAGGCGAACTGACTTCTAAACCGTATGTAGATATGACTTTAGATATGTTGGCTGAAGTTGGCATTGAACATAGCTGGAATGGAAATTCAATTACCATTAAACCACAGGTTTTTAAAGCTGGTACTTTGGTTGTTGAGCCAGACTGGAGCGCGGCATCGTATTGGTATAGCATTGCAGCTTTAGCAGATGAAGCAGAAATTAATTTACCCACTTTAAAAGAGAAAAGTTTACAGGGTGATAGCCAGATCAAAAATATCATGAAGATATTTGGCATCGCTACCAGCAAAACCGATAATGGAATTGCCATTAGCAACTTAGGTCTTTCTTTAGATACTAAAGAAATTTTAGATTTAAAAACCTGTCCGGATTTAGCACAAACTATTGTAGTTATTGCGGCTGCCTTGGGCAAAAATATGGCATTTACAGGTTTAGAAACCTTAAAAATTAAAGAAACAGATCGTATTGCAGCTCTTCAGAACGAATTGGCTAAAATAGGCGTTACTTTTACAGAAGATAATCTGGTTTATACTTTAAATACAGACAACCTTCATTTTCCTGATCAGGTTACTTTTGCAACCTACGAGGACCACCGTATGGCAATGGCTTTTGCTCCTCTTGCATTATTAATCAACGAAGTTGAAATTGAAGAAATGCAGGTAGTAGAAAAATCTTATCCTTATTATTGGGAAGATTTGAAAAAAGCGGGATTTGATGTTAGCATAAAGTAAGTACCAAGTATTAAGAACCCAGTATCGAGATTGGATGTAAAAATCCATTCAATAATTTAATCAATCTATAATTCAATCAAAAATAATGGCAGGCAACTCATTCGGACAATTATTTCGCATCACCACTTTTGGAGAATCTCATGGCGTAGCCATCGGGGTAATTATTGATGGCTGTCCGGCGCAATTGGATATCGATATGGATTTTATCCAGTCAGAACTTGACAAACGTAAACCTGGTCAATCCAAAATCACCACGCAAAGAAAAGAAAGTGATACCGTTCAGGTTTTGTCGGGTGTATTTGAAGGAAAAAGTACCGGGACACCAATTGCCTTGCTGATTCCAAACGAAGATCAACGCTCAAAAGATTACGGTCACAATGTTGATGTTTACCGTCCCAGCCACGCTGATTATGTTTATGATGCGAAATATGGTATCCGCGATCACCGTGGCGGAGGCCGTTCTTCTGCGCGCGAAACTGCTGCCCGTGTAGCAGCCGGAGCAATTGCCAAACTGTTTTTAAAGCAACAGGGCATTGAAATTTTTGCACACGTAACTTCAGTAGGAACAATAGAAGCTCCTAATTTGGAAGGCAATGATTTATCAGCTTTATTGCAAATTAGAGAAGAAAATATTGTGCGCTGTGCTGATCCGGCAACTGCAAACGAAATGATAGCGTTTATCGATTCGGTTAGAAAAGATGGCGACACCGTTGGTGGAAAAATAGGCTGTATAATAAAAGGCTGCCCTGCGGGTTTAGGGGAACCAGTTTTTGATAAATTGCATGCCGATTTAGGGAAAGCTATGCTCAGCATTAATGCTGTTCATGGTTTCGAATATGGCTCTGGCTTTGCCGGAAGTGAATTAAGAGGATCTCAGCACAATGACATCCCTCAGCCAAAAGTTGCTGATTCAAAAGTTTTTAAAACAACGACTAATTATGCTGGTGGCATTTTGGGCGGCATCTCTAATGGGATGGATATTACCTTCAAAGTAGCTTTTAAGCCTGTTGCCACCATTATGCATAACCAACAAACCATCAATGCAGCTGGTGAAGCCTCCGAGATTAAAGGGAAAGGCCGGCATGACCCTTGTGTGGTACCCAGGGCAGTAGTAATTGTTGAGGCAATGGCTGCACTCGTTTTAGCCGATCAGTTTTTAAGAAACAAAGTAAGTATTATTTAATTTTCGCAAATGAGAACCATCACTTTCTTATTGTTATTGATCAGTATGAATGGCTTTGCACAGAATTATGCTGAACAGATTGCCAAACATCGTGAAATCTATAAACAGGATTTCATTAAAGACGAACGGTCGCCGCTCAGGAAAAACGACCTGCAAAACCTTCATTTTTATGAGGCAGATAGTACTTACAAAATCTTAGCGGATGTAGAAACACTGAAGAATGAAAAAGTTTTCAAAATGTCTACTTTCGATGGGTCCAGCAGCGATTATTATAAATATGCACATGTAAACTTTGTTCTTAATAGCAAAAAAATCCAAATGACTTTATATAAAAGTGTTTCTTTATCGACCAACCCAGTTTATAAAGATCACCTTTTTCTACCCTTTACTGATGAGACCAACAATAAGGAAACTTATGGCGGTGGCAGATACATTGATCTGGATGCAAAAGAAATCGTAGATAACCACATTGAAATCGATTTTAATAAAGCCTACAATCCTTACTGTGCTTATAGTGACGGATACCGTTGTCCTGTGCCGCCAGAAGACAACAACCTGCAATTGGCTGTAAAAGCTGGCGAAAAACTATATACTGGTGAAAAGAAACACTAGAAATAAAAGTTAATATTACGTTTATCTGCAAAATGATCCCTGGATTGTATTATAATCCGCTTTTTAACGTAAATTACGCACATTAAGTAAAAATAACCCATTCCTAAATGACGTACAGCTGTTTAATTGTTGATGATAATGAAATTGAAAGAGATGCCATAGAAATGCATCTAAAAAAAATCCCTTCATTAAATATTATCGCTGTGTGTAGTAATGGTATAGAAGCTTCGCAAATTTTATCAACCGTTTCTGTGGATATTGTTTATTCTGATATTGATATGCCAGAGCTTTCCGGTATGGATTTATTAAAGAGTATTAAAAAACAACCGTTATTTATATTTATTACTTCATTTAGTGAGTACGCGGCAGAAAGTTTTAATCTGGATGCATTGGATTTTATTGTAAAGCCCGCAACGTTCGAACGTATATTAAAAGCCACCAACAAAGCGATCGAGTATATTGAGTTAAGGAAACAATTAAATAAACTTCCTTTCGAAAACTTAAACAACGACGATAAAAAAGACGACGATTATTTCTTTTTTAGAGAGACTAAAGGCATAACCAAGCTTAAATATAATGATGTAATTTATATTGAAAGTATGGGTGATTTTTCAAAGCTGTTTACCAGTATCGATAAACATGTTATTTTAGTAAGCCTAAAAAATCTGGAAAAACAACTACCTTCGAAAATTTTCTCAAGGGTACACAAACAATACATCATTAATATAAACCATATCGTAACCTTAACCAATCATGAGGTTCATTTAGATCATAACTTTCTGGTTCCCATAAGTGCTTCTAACAGGCAGGAATTATTAGAAAGATCAATTGACAAGAAAATTCTGTCGAGATTTTTAAAATAAGTTATTTTTTCATGATTATTTTAAAATAACTTCCACCTGTAGGATTAATATCAGCGCTAATTTTACCATCCATCAAGCTAATAAAGGTTCTGCAGAGCAATAAACCTAAACCTGTACCTTTTTCTTTATTGGTACCTGATGTACTCACACCCGCACCTAGATAGCCTGGCATATTAAAATGCTCCACCTGTACAGGTGTTAAACCGATCCCTGTATCTGAAATTTTAATCTCCAGCACATTTCCGTTATGATCAGCATAAGTTGTAATTTTACCACCGTTTGGCGTAAATTTTATGGCATTACTGATGATGTTTCGAATAACCAGCGTTAACATATTCGAATCTGCTTTGCAAAACGTTTTGGCTGGCACAAAATTCTGAATAACCAGGCTTTTTTCGTTGGCATTATCCTGCAAAGAAAGAATAACTTCGTCAATCAGCTCATGAATATCTAGCGATTCTAAATACGGGTTAAACCCCTGCATCTGGCTGGCCGCCCAATTAAGGAGATTCTCCATCATTGTAGAGGTATAGGTGAGGTTGTTTTTTAGTGCCGCAGCATATCTGTTTAATTTCTCTTGCTCAATATCCCCTCCTTCTAACAACTGCATAAAGGAAATTAATGAATTTACTGGGGTACGCATATCGTGACTTACCACACTAAAAATACGGTCTTTAACCTTACTTAACTGCTCTAACTCCCGTTTTTGGGTATTGATAATGATATTCAGCCTCATTGTTTTCCGCTGATTAAAAAATATAACAACAGCAATAATGAGAATCAGTATGGTAGCTATGATGAGGAATAATCTTAAACGTTCATCAAATTTAATCTGTTGTACCTGTTTACTAATCTGCTTATCTTTTATCCCGGCGGCTAACTTTGCCTCAAATTTAGCATTAGCAAATTTACTATCCTGAGCCAAACGATGAATATTGAGATCAGCTTTTGCCTTTTGAAAAGTTAGGAGGTCTAATGCTTTTTCTTTATCACTCAACACTAATTGTTGCCTTTTTAGTTCAAGTTCTTGTTGTTGTCTTTTTAACTCGCCATCTGTAAGTTTTTGCTTCAATAAATAATCACGTTCTTTAATTCCAAAATCGAGCTGCATCTGCCTTCTGGTAATTTCCTTTTCCTTTTCCTGATCAAAAATCTTATCCCTAACTGCAATGTACTGCCTGTAGTAGGCTAATGATTTGTTATAATCCTTTTGTTTTTCATATACCGTACTCAACCCTAAACTAGATTGTTTTTCTATATCTAATAATCTGTTTTCTTCGGCAATTTTTAAACTATTATTGAGTAATAGGATGGCATTTTCAAAATCATTTTCCTTTTGGTAAAAGTTTCCTAATGCATATAAACTTGCGGCATAAGCTTCTTTATTCTCTCCCGACTTATTTAACTCAACTGATTTTTGATACGACTTTAACGCTGCGTCCTTTTGTCCTATTGAACTGTATAAGTCAGCAAGTTCTCGTTTAACAGTGGCTATTAAACCTATATCTCCAATGGCTTCTGATACCCGCAACGATTTATTGTAATACGCTAAAGCCAGTTTAATTTTCTGGTCAGGCAATACATTCATCTCCCTTAATTCGCGATCTGAGGCCTCGAAATAATTGGCACCAATCAAACCATAAACAACCGCTACGCCTCTTGTATTTTCGCCCGCTTTAGCAAATACTTTTAGTGCCATGTTCATATAAACCAAGGCCTGACTCTGATTACCCAAACTTTGATAAATAGTAGAAATATTGGTGTAACAACTTGCCATGTCGCCTTCGTTGCCCATTTTTTCGAAGATCGCTATGGCCTTTTGGTTAACTTCTAACGATTTTGCATAATCAGGAATGCTGCCATATAAAGCCCCTAAATTGAGGTAAGTTCCGGCAACCATATCTAAGTTACCTACTGAGGAAAATTCGGCGACTGCATTGTGATAATTCTCTTCTGCCTTTTGATAATTAGACCTACCATGATACATTGTACCTCTACGGTAATAAGCCATTGCAGAGAATTTTTTTAGATTTCTCTCATGTGAAAGCTGAATGGTTTTATCAATATACTCTTCCGCTTTATCTACACTTTTCATCCTCATGTATTGGCGGTAAACTTCCGTCAATATTTTGATTTTGGTGGAATCTGTTCTTAGATTCTTTTGATTTAAACTTAAAAGGCTATCCAGTTTTTTCTGCGGGGCACTCATCTGACCAAAACCTGCCGTACATAAAAACAAAAAAAGTAGGAGCAGCATACTTTTTTTCAAAAAACATACTTTGCTAACAAACTGAGCATGTACAAGATGGAGATTCATTTTCAGATCAAACTAATAATTTGTTTTATCGGAAAATAGCACAAAAAATCTCGAAAATTACAGCATTTCATGTTCGTGATGAGATAAAACATTCTGAAATAGGGATAGGCTATAAAAGTAAATAAAAAAGTGGTCAAAAGACACCCATTTTGTTACCTTTTGATAAAAATCACAATCATTCAAGCATAAAAAGATAATAAACAGACTTTTAACCCTTTAAATTATTCAGACCTTTAAATTTATACCTAACCATCATTTTATTAAAAAATTGAAGGATATTTAGTTGGATTTGCATCGTGCATCATCTGATAGATGGTTTCAATAACATCATCAACTGATGGTTTACTGAAATAATCACCGTCTGATCCAAATGGTGGACGATGTGCTTTGGCTGATAATGTTTTTGGCTGACCATCTAAATGGAAATAACCTTTTTGTTCTTCCAGAACCTTTTGCAGGATATATGCAGATGCACCTCCCGGAACATCCTCATCTACTACCAATAATTTATTGGTTTTGGCAAGCGAGTTTACACAAACCTGGGTGGTATCGAAAGGCAAAAGCGTTTGTGGATCAATAATTTCAACCGAAATGCCTAGTAAGCTTAATTCTTCTGCTGCTTCCTGAACAATTCTTAATGAAGATCCGTAAGAGATTACGGTAATATCGGTTCCTTCTTCTAAAACCTCTGCTTTACCTAACGGGACAGTAAAACTACCTACATTACCTGGTAGTTTTTCTTTAAGCCGGTAACCGTTTAAACACTCAATTACTACGGCAGGTTCGTCAGCCCTGAAGAGGGTGTTGTACATGCCGGCAGCTTGGGTCATATTTCTG
This genomic interval carries:
- a CDS encoding DUF1684 domain-containing protein; its protein translation is MRTITFLLLLISMNGFAQNYAEQIAKHREIYKQDFIKDERSPLRKNDLQNLHFYEADSTYKILADVETLKNEKVFKMSTFDGSSSDYYKYAHVNFVLNSKKIQMTLYKSVSLSTNPVYKDHLFLPFTDETNNKETYGGGRYIDLDAKEIVDNHIEIDFNKAYNPYCAYSDGYRCPVPPEDNNLQLAVKAGEKLYTGEKKH
- a CDS encoding chorismate mutase, producing the protein MKLNLNIQPLNTWLNVNNEPLIISGPCSAETEEQLLTTAHLLAATGKVSVLRAGIWKPRTRPGEFEGIGSIGLEWLKRAKAETGLPTAVEVANAKHVEEALAAGVDILWIGARSTVNPFTVQEIADALKGHDVPVLIKNPVNPDLQLWIGAIERINGAGITKIGAIHRGFSSFEKSSFRNEPMWELAIQLKTLCPELPIINDPSHICGNRELIPYISQKALDLDMQGLMIESHVDPSVAWTDAKQQVTPAALAELVDRLTVREPEAPNEAFADKLADLRKSIDKIDDILLQKLGERMAIVEKIGEFKRDNQVTILQVNRWDAIIKKGHAFAKALKLDLNFTEKFLELMHGESIRKQTEIMNAGKAEKGIAAEQHTEVKA
- a CDS encoding LytTR family DNA-binding domain-containing protein, with product MTYSCLIVDDNEIERDAIEMHLKKIPSLNIIAVCSNGIEASQILSTVSVDIVYSDIDMPELSGMDLLKSIKKQPLFIFITSFSEYAAESFNLDALDFIVKPATFERILKATNKAIEYIELRKQLNKLPFENLNNDDKKDDDYFFFRETKGITKLKYNDVIYIESMGDFSKLFTSIDKHVILVSLKNLEKQLPSKIFSRVHKQYIININHIVTLTNHEVHLDHNFLVPISASNRQELLERSIDKKILSRFLK
- the aroC gene encoding chorismate synthase — translated: MAGNSFGQLFRITTFGESHGVAIGVIIDGCPAQLDIDMDFIQSELDKRKPGQSKITTQRKESDTVQVLSGVFEGKSTGTPIALLIPNEDQRSKDYGHNVDVYRPSHADYVYDAKYGIRDHRGGGRSSARETAARVAAGAIAKLFLKQQGIEIFAHVTSVGTIEAPNLEGNDLSALLQIREENIVRCADPATANEMIAFIDSVRKDGDTVGGKIGCIIKGCPAGLGEPVFDKLHADLGKAMLSINAVHGFEYGSGFAGSELRGSQHNDIPQPKVADSKVFKTTTNYAGGILGGISNGMDITFKVAFKPVATIMHNQQTINAAGEASEIKGKGRHDPCVVPRAVVIVEAMAALVLADQFLRNKVSII
- a CDS encoding tetratricopeptide repeat protein: MLLLLFLFLCTAGFGQMSAPQKKLDSLLSLNQKNLRTDSTKIKILTEVYRQYMRMKSVDKAEEYIDKTIQLSHERNLKKFSAMAYYRRGTMYHGRSNYQKAEENYHNAVAEFSSVGNLDMVAGTYLNLGALYGSIPDYAKSLEVNQKAIAIFEKMGNEGDMASCYTNISTIYQSLGNQSQALVYMNMALKVFAKAGENTRGVAVVYGLIGANYFEASDRELREMNVLPDQKIKLALAYYNKSLRVSEAIGDIGLIATVKRELADLYSSIGQKDAALKSYQKSVELNKSGENKEAYAASLYALGNFYQKENDFENAILLLNNSLKIAEENRLLDIEKQSSLGLSTVYEKQKDYNKSLAYYRQYIAVRDKIFDQEKEKEITRRQMQLDFGIKERDYLLKQKLTDGELKRQQQELELKRQQLVLSDKEKALDLLTFQKAKADLNIHRLAQDSKFANAKFEAKLAAGIKDKQISKQVQQIKFDERLRLFLIIATILILIIAVVIFFNQRKTMRLNIIINTQKRELEQLSKVKDRIFSVVSHDMRTPVNSLISFMQLLEGGDIEQEKLNRYAAALKNNLTYTSTMMENLLNWAASQMQGFNPYLESLDIHELIDEVILSLQDNANEKSLVIQNFVPAKTFCKADSNMLTLVIRNIISNAIKFTPNGGKITTYADHNGNVLEIKISDTGIGLTPVQVEHFNMPGYLGAGVSTSGTNKEKGTGLGLLLCRTFISLMDGKISADINPTGGSYFKIIMKK
- the aroA gene encoding 3-phosphoshikimate 1-carboxyvinyltransferase, with product MSKNALVSFKGTKNINTEIQLTGSKSECNRALIISALSKKLVKVENLSNAADTVTLNGILNNLEEELEVEIEESKTVDVGPAGTAMRFLSAYLSAKNGNFLLTGTERMKQRPIGILAEALRTIGADISYVESDGFPPLNITGPLNQKTAEVKIKGDISSQYISALLMIAPILPQGLTLEIEGELTSKPYVDMTLDMLAEVGIEHSWNGNSITIKPQVFKAGTLVVEPDWSAASYWYSIAALADEAEINLPTLKEKSLQGDSQIKNIMKIFGIATSKTDNGIAISNLGLSLDTKEILDLKTCPDLAQTIVVIAAALGKNMAFTGLETLKIKETDRIAALQNELAKIGVTFTEDNLVYTLNTDNLHFPDQVTFATYEDHRMAMAFAPLALLINEVEIEEMQVVEKSYPYYWEDLKKAGFDVSIK